One genomic window of Cellulophaga sp. Hel_I_12 includes the following:
- a CDS encoding DUF6730 family protein, with protein sequence MMGYKKLDEVMELLSDELDGFNKSITRLEKLTQNVDNINIKADTSNIEYYIQVHLRTEKEKSQKLHEAFQRMEKQLSKSQVIPKIQLWIHYGMYMTSFIIIGYLIFKLA encoded by the coding sequence ATGATGGGCTATAAAAAATTAGATGAAGTCATGGAGCTTCTAAGTGACGAATTAGACGGATTCAACAAGAGCATAACAAGATTAGAAAAGTTAACTCAAAACGTAGATAATATCAATATAAAAGCGGACACTTCAAATATTGAATATTATATTCAAGTTCATCTAAGAACAGAGAAAGAAAAAAGTCAAAAATTACACGAAGCTTTTCAAAGAATGGAAAAGCAACTTTCGAAATCACAAGTTATTCCGAAAATACAACTATGGATTCATTATGGAATGTATATGACTTCTTTTATAATTATTGGCTATTTGATATTTAAGCTTGCATAA
- a CDS encoding relaxase/mobilization nuclease domain-containing protein produces MIGKGKSIAHTKASIAYGWNQEKDAEIVFSQHIAGDSTQQITDEFKLIQEQNVRCQKNTLSFILSPIQEEGKKLSKKELGELTQKFIREMNLKEQQAIAFVHRDKAHTHVHLYVNRIGFDGKAYNDSFIGKRSQLAAENVAKEMGLTTIKEVRQEKNMTLQLIRFEIKNIHQKVMENERPKNLDDYIKAMKQQNVKVIPTINKASKLQGFRLEYKGYNLKASEIHRSMSGGRIMGQLNQNAKGFGQTLKVSKSTELLGKTVELSTNLIASIAKSMIKKVIKRSIDQGIGI; encoded by the coding sequence ATGATCGGCAAAGGAAAATCTATAGCACATACCAAAGCATCAATAGCCTATGGATGGAATCAAGAGAAGGATGCTGAAATAGTCTTTAGCCAACATATAGCAGGAGATAGTACCCAGCAGATAACGGATGAATTTAAATTGATACAGGAGCAGAATGTCCGATGCCAGAAGAACACGCTCAGTTTTATACTAAGTCCAATTCAAGAGGAGGGTAAAAAGCTTAGCAAAAAAGAATTAGGAGAATTGACTCAGAAGTTCATAAGGGAAATGAATTTAAAAGAGCAACAGGCTATTGCTTTTGTGCATAGAGATAAAGCACATACCCATGTGCATTTATATGTTAATAGAATAGGTTTTGATGGAAAAGCATACAATGACAGCTTTATTGGAAAACGAAGCCAGCTAGCGGCTGAAAACGTAGCCAAGGAAATGGGGCTCACAACGATTAAAGAAGTACGACAAGAAAAGAATATGACACTTCAACTGATACGTTTTGAGATTAAAAACATCCACCAGAAAGTTATGGAAAATGAAAGACCAAAGAATTTAGACGATTACATCAAAGCGATGAAGCAACAAAATGTAAAAGTAATTCCAACTATTAATAAGGCTAGCAAACTACAAGGATTTAGATTGGAATACAAAGGCTATAATCTAAAAGCCAGTGAAATACATCGTTCTATGTCTGGCGGAAGAATCATGGGTCAACTAAACCAAAATGCTAAGGGGTTTGGACAAACATTAAAAGTATCTAAAAGCACAGAGCTACTAGGTAAAACCGTTGAGTTAAGTACGAATCTTATAGCAAGTATCGCTAAAAGTATGATCAAAAAAGTAATCAAAAGAAGTATTGATCAAGGAATAGGAATTTAA
- a CDS encoding DUF433 domain-containing protein — MNFENKPQIGSGIYTASEIASILRVPYRTIYTWMNKYWDGKIGKEFGSKYSWNINGKRAVSFHTFIEFYVMMRFSEAGVKPKQVLEAHAELSKMYNTAFPFARKEVLGGIKSDGKHIFLKTLEGIIELNGTKQFNLGLIEIFFINLEFDKDNLASRFWPIGKEKSILVDPKRRFGHPVIDGKNIFPEIIYNHHKAGDPISYIAHVYQISEAEVNHALEYCKAA, encoded by the coding sequence ATGAACTTCGAGAACAAACCACAAATAGGGTCAGGCATTTATACTGCTAGTGAGATAGCAAGTATTTTACGCGTTCCATATCGAACGATTTACACTTGGATGAATAAATATTGGGATGGAAAAATTGGTAAAGAATTTGGCTCCAAATACTCTTGGAACATTAATGGAAAACGCGCAGTGAGCTTTCATACATTTATTGAGTTCTATGTTATGATGCGTTTCTCTGAAGCTGGTGTGAAGCCAAAGCAGGTATTAGAGGCGCATGCAGAATTAAGCAAAATGTACAATACTGCTTTTCCATTTGCTCGAAAAGAAGTGCTAGGAGGAATAAAGTCTGATGGGAAACATATCTTTCTAAAAACATTAGAAGGTATAATTGAACTAAACGGAACAAAACAATTTAATCTTGGTTTAATAGAAATATTTTTTATTAATCTTGAATTTGATAAAGACAATTTGGCATCCAGATTTTGGCCAATTGGAAAAGAAAAATCTATTTTGGTAGACCCTAAAAGACGTTTTGGTCATCCAGTAATTGATGGTAAAAATATATTTCCTGAGATAATTTATAACCACCATAAAGCAGGAGATCCGATTTCTTATATAGCACACGTATATCAAATTTCGGAAGCAGAGGTAAATCATGCATTAGAATATTGTAAGGCAGCATGA
- a CDS encoding DUF4304 domain-containing protein, with protein sequence MDSKEFKNLFDETAKKNGFEKAFGGWFKESSECITVLDLQKSNFGNYYELNIKTFVQGMFGNNYTKNKNLIKKQIGDIFTRQPNEYSDVLDFDTLMDLDIRKNKLKVLFNEFIVPFADKSLTRFGLKELAKQEIIFIPPAVKEEL encoded by the coding sequence ATGGATAGCAAAGAATTTAAAAATTTATTTGATGAAACCGCTAAAAAGAATGGTTTTGAAAAAGCCTTTGGTGGTTGGTTTAAAGAAAGTTCAGAATGTATAACAGTACTTGATTTGCAAAAATCAAATTTTGGAAATTATTATGAATTAAATATAAAAACTTTTGTTCAAGGTATGTTCGGTAATAACTACACTAAAAATAAAAATTTAATCAAAAAACAAATAGGAGATATTTTTACAAGACAACCCAACGAATACAGTGATGTATTAGACTTTGACACGTTAATGGACCTTGATATAAGGAAAAATAAGTTAAAAGTGCTCTTTAACGAATTTATAGTCCCTTTTGCGGATAAATCTCTAACTCGATTTGGATTAAAAGAATTAGCTAAACAAGAAATAATATTTATACCTCCAGCGGTTAAGGAAGAATTATAA
- a CDS encoding site-specific integrase, translating to MITLKIVLKKKLLSDGTYPVCLRVTKERQCRHYKTPFSVKLEQWIETTGNFNKKNSNHIQYNRLLVKFKERAYKIITDLEIENPDYSLQDFDRNYRVTFNPVKNDVFAFFDEIIKEMTFAGRIGNAKSYKDAKTSVQIYHKFKKLNFREVNASFLSKYDAFLRSRGGTDGGIGVKMRAIRSLFNKAIERGIIRESLYPFKTYKISNLRGKGFKRALDFEEIMRIVNLELTENHSLIDTKNYFVFSFYTRGMNFADMISLEWQDVESNVIYYTRAKTKGNFSIAIMPPVQKILDYYRIHGYGNKYVFPLLFREDYSPKQLADRKHKMLGIYNKELKELAQLCNITKNVSSYVARHSFANCLKQKGVATDVISESLGHQNLTVTQAYLKELDTQIVDKALEVLL from the coding sequence ATGATTACACTTAAGATTGTTCTCAAAAAAAAACTACTCTCGGATGGCACTTATCCTGTTTGTTTACGTGTTACAAAAGAAAGACAATGCAGGCACTATAAAACTCCTTTTAGCGTAAAGTTGGAGCAATGGATAGAAACGACAGGAAATTTTAATAAAAAGAATTCTAATCACATTCAATATAATAGACTCTTAGTAAAATTCAAGGAAAGAGCATATAAAATTATAACTGATTTAGAAATTGAGAATCCTGATTATTCACTACAAGATTTTGACAGAAACTATAGAGTTACTTTCAATCCTGTCAAAAATGATGTCTTTGCATTTTTTGATGAAATCATAAAAGAAATGACCTTTGCAGGACGTATTGGCAACGCAAAGTCTTATAAAGATGCTAAAACTTCTGTTCAAATTTATCATAAATTTAAAAAGCTAAATTTCAGAGAGGTAAACGCCTCCTTTTTGAGTAAATACGATGCATTTCTAAGATCAAGGGGCGGTACTGACGGCGGTATTGGCGTAAAAATGCGAGCCATAAGGTCGTTATTTAATAAGGCTATAGAACGCGGGATTATTAGGGAAAGCTTATATCCATTTAAAACTTATAAAATATCGAACCTTAGAGGAAAAGGGTTTAAGCGTGCTTTAGATTTTGAAGAGATCATGAGAATCGTCAATTTAGAGCTCACTGAAAATCACAGCTTAATAGATACCAAAAATTATTTTGTCTTTAGCTTCTATACCAGAGGCATGAATTTTGCCGATATGATAAGTCTGGAATGGCAGGACGTTGAATCAAATGTTATTTACTATACAAGAGCAAAGACAAAAGGTAATTTCTCTATAGCTATAATGCCCCCAGTTCAAAAAATACTAGACTACTATCGCATTCATGGATATGGCAACAAGTATGTTTTTCCTCTACTTTTTCGCGAGGACTATTCCCCTAAACAACTAGCCGATAGAAAACATAAAATGTTAGGCATCTATAATAAGGAGTTAAAGGAATTAGCACAACTTTGTAATATCACCAAAAATGTTAGCAGTTATGTGGCACGGCATAGTTTTGCCAACTGCCTCAAGCAAAAAGGGGTTGCCACAGATGTCATAAGTGAGTCTTTAGGGCATCAGAATCTAACCGTAACACAGGCCTATTTAAAAGAACTAGACACCCAGATTGTGGATAAAGCACTTGAGGTATTGTTATAG
- a CDS encoding T9SS type A sorting domain-containing protein: MKKVILTSFLLLQIIISYSQDKLAFKYDTAGNQISRQRVCLNCTAALKTKLPQSDSIPLIAENPEEIIIEFKLKSYPNPVVDDLYLEWINNPEKLVSRIQLFTLDNRLLINLEVTENQGEQVISFSNYPVGVYLVSVYYNDKTKKSIKIIKK, encoded by the coding sequence ATGAAAAAAGTTATACTTACCAGCTTCTTATTGCTTCAGATTATTATATCATACTCACAAGATAAATTAGCATTCAAGTATGATACAGCTGGAAATCAAATTTCGAGACAGCGTGTTTGTTTAAATTGTACAGCCGCACTAAAAACTAAACTTCCACAATCTGACTCTATACCTTTAATAGCGGAGAATCCAGAAGAGATAATTATAGAGTTTAAATTAAAATCTTATCCAAATCCAGTAGTGGATGACCTTTACCTTGAATGGATTAATAATCCAGAAAAGTTAGTTTCAAGAATTCAACTATTCACTTTAGACAATAGGCTCTTAATTAATCTTGAAGTTACGGAAAATCAGGGGGAACAAGTAATTAGTTTTAGTAATTATCCAGTTGGGGTATACTTAGTTTCAGTGTATTACAATGACAAAACAAAAAAATCAATTAAGATTATTAAAAAATAA
- a CDS encoding FG-GAP-like repeat-containing protein, whose protein sequence is MNKNLLLVLGLIYTSFSFGQKAVNPLDEFTYSPLKTIATSNETRQLGDNLNALDGIDMNSLMRGASSSGIGETAGDLSVSLTGGASYNVPIAVPPGINGVVPSISISYNSQAGNGLAGFGWNISGVSVITRIPSTKFHDGNIDPVDFNSFDRFSFDGQRLLLKSGTYGGNNAEYQTENYSNVRIMSYGVSPYGASYGPSYFVINYPDGSVAYYGNSSDSKSRTDYAITYWENPQGVRISYTYVLADNSLSISRIKYGSRLTLSPLNEIQFVYLPRKRPEQAYIGSNSFIRKNLLKEIKVLTGSTGYKNYILSHTQTSLGYDRLISVQEKNGDNTLSYTPITFNYNTTPATITNDRNIVTELGIGNIEQRNAETVSLDLTGDGRMDFIVYPKASNLKTKFWVFKELQSGSFNYPITVNSGAFEAIFPVSFLFWNDKISTGQGLSIIQKSTTANQIKFKVYANGISSPITYQYEKVWNAPTYSENSYCDQPTQTNLIPLQYISGDFNGDGLSDVIAVNKPYSYQQCIQSLPLPGQDCGGGGELPQAQRKDSTQIVNSTTEIAAFSSLDCCECNIATASYAQVHFINLDRRLTTNFAKSIGSLIGGLKSTDQLMGMDMNGDGRTDVVHLTEGKINVYTLNSLDNLVLLWQTTDTRIKMIYQPMVGDYNGDGKIDFMYPTANNSSLFALFLSTGSSLIKTENTYPFVYKLSSLSSTTYTYTLIPVDANGDGKTDIVDYRTTTYNNSLNGTQTLVLYNNTFSTSSIGLPAFSTTTTRTLTGNLAHLPIPIFLSADKPNSNLNFASISNNLITSFAFNQDNREDMLMRSVNNNGLTYGITYKNLDPSELGHDYSPVYTKGYDQVYPYADIEAVLGVKVVSQLQRISSGTPTLNQYFNYSGAVSNVEGLGFIGFQGVARSNWNTDYNDIIWSISKHDMTLRTAVTSSYSMLSYPSFTVPSSGYISKTTYTYSSSLLSNKVFKISNSLMVTQNALENTVTTESFLYDSYNNVTKSTTDFSGQGNTVIDITYANATAPYFIGRPLTKVETNTINGNTFSMEEQYTYNNSLVTSKKVKGNGTTFDIETYLYDSFGNMTRKTVTPNGETSRIVNYEYDTSGRYLTKTTDVEGLITLFEYNTTTGTLKKETNPYGLITNYLYDGWNRLITVTDYLGKNANTTYVESGYSYTVTVSADDGASAIKVYDPLRRLTTEKSKDVLGQWISKSYQYDKFDRVWKESEPYIGSPTQWNITEFDVYNRPTKLTSYTGKITNITYSNLSTTVNDGTKTVTTVKNATGQISQVTDPGGTINYTYYGNGAMKTANYDGVILTTEQDGWGRKTKTTDPAAGTYTYTYNGFDEILTETTPKGTTTYTYSAVGKLTQKSIVGDLTNMTINYVYDATSKLLTGMTLVTTDGNNSSYAYTYDNFKRLLTTTETNPYAQFTKTLTYDTFGKVATEKSDSKLLVNNKVSSKTIKNNYQFGGLKSITDNSTLEVLWNVTALNGRGQVTSSTMGTNLRKNYTYDTNGYLTQFKSEKNINATPVALMTLGFNFDAQKGLLNSRTNSLFSWNETFTYDNLDRLVNFNDNNGAKNHTYDTQGRITANSNLGTYSYTGKSYQLANLTLNAPGQALYASTTRQDITYTAFKSPVEINEAGKEKINFQYNAALGRANMFYGDTNNDKLLRPLRKHYSADGSMEITYEKNNGKTTFVTYIGGDAYASPVIWRSEHSSTISEQYLYLHRDYLGSILGITDKDGNFKEKRHFDAWGNLVKLTDGNNMALTKFAIFDRGYTGHEHLQGVGLVHMNGRLYDPVIHRFLMPDNYVQDPYNTQNYNRYSYVMNNPLSYTDPSGEFFLEAIAVWKIIGLIGSALIVGGSFLKQYLDYKSDQKSASVPTAPGMSNPNNSQNIASSTSNPPETFNTDVPYGIKNSLSWLNQFQMGALKGFSSGLQSSWNFAKSLTTSEGWSNVGQGFVDLADMGNAFSIRGMQLRTDMALSAENFISRIPDMSPAEMGYYYGYAGEKAVEAVLLSKGTSVALNGLRGTTLVTNAAKSAVNYSDDLVKAAQKIYPKKAGKTELHHITPKYLGGAKNGALVPLDGAYHQVITNEFRALWSYGKNVPSSTELQKIMKQVYTKYPLPPGY, encoded by the coding sequence ATGAATAAAAACTTACTTTTGGTACTAGGGTTAATTTATACTTCATTCAGTTTCGGACAAAAGGCTGTTAACCCTTTAGATGAATTTACATATTCCCCTTTGAAAACAATTGCCACAAGCAACGAGACTAGACAGCTTGGAGATAATTTAAACGCTTTGGATGGTATCGATATGAATAGCTTAATGCGAGGAGCTTCTAGCTCTGGAATAGGAGAAACGGCTGGGGATTTATCAGTTTCTCTAACTGGGGGAGCTAGTTATAATGTGCCTATTGCTGTTCCTCCAGGAATAAATGGTGTTGTTCCTTCTATTTCTATATCCTACAATAGTCAGGCTGGTAACGGTCTTGCTGGTTTTGGTTGGAATATTTCAGGGGTATCTGTTATTACAAGAATTCCCTCAACAAAATTTCATGACGGGAATATAGACCCCGTGGATTTTAATTCCTTTGATCGCTTCAGTTTTGATGGACAAAGATTATTGTTGAAATCAGGTACCTATGGAGGAAATAATGCAGAATATCAAACTGAAAATTACTCAAATGTAAGAATAATGTCTTACGGGGTTTCGCCTTATGGAGCAAGTTATGGACCATCTTATTTTGTAATTAATTACCCTGATGGCTCAGTCGCTTACTATGGAAATAGTAGTGATTCAAAATCAAGAACGGATTATGCCATTACCTATTGGGAAAACCCACAAGGGGTGCGAATCAGCTACACGTATGTTTTAGCAGATAATAGTTTGAGCATTAGTAGAATTAAGTATGGTTCTCGATTAACTTTAAGTCCCTTAAATGAAATCCAATTTGTTTATTTGCCTAGAAAAAGACCCGAACAAGCTTATATTGGTTCAAACTCTTTTATTAGAAAAAATTTATTGAAAGAAATAAAAGTACTTACAGGTTCAACTGGATATAAAAATTATATCTTATCACATACCCAAACTTCTTTGGGGTATGATAGGCTTATAAGCGTACAAGAAAAAAACGGAGACAATACCTTATCATACACCCCAATTACTTTTAATTATAATACTACACCGGCAACAATAACCAATGATAGAAATATAGTAACCGAGCTAGGTATTGGTAATATTGAGCAGCGAAACGCAGAAACTGTTTCTCTAGATTTAACTGGTGATGGTAGAATGGATTTTATAGTATATCCAAAAGCTTCAAACCTTAAAACAAAATTCTGGGTGTTCAAAGAACTACAGTCAGGTAGTTTTAATTATCCTATTACTGTAAATTCTGGTGCTTTTGAAGCTATTTTTCCTGTCTCTTTTCTTTTTTGGAATGACAAAATATCAACTGGTCAAGGATTATCTATTATTCAAAAATCAACAACAGCTAACCAAATTAAATTTAAAGTGTATGCCAATGGAATTTCTTCACCTATTACTTATCAATATGAAAAAGTTTGGAATGCACCAACTTATTCAGAAAATAGTTATTGTGATCAACCCACCCAAACCAATTTAATACCACTTCAATACATTTCTGGAGATTTTAACGGAGATGGACTATCGGATGTCATTGCTGTAAACAAACCATACAGTTACCAGCAGTGTATTCAATCTTTACCACTACCTGGTCAAGATTGTGGTGGAGGTGGCGAACTGCCGCAAGCTCAGAGAAAGGACAGCACCCAAATTGTAAATAGCACAACAGAAATAGCAGCATTTTCTAGTTTAGATTGTTGTGAGTGCAATATTGCAACAGCAAGTTATGCTCAGGTTCATTTTATTAATTTAGATAGGCGTTTGACAACTAATTTTGCAAAATCTATAGGCTCTTTAATTGGTGGTCTTAAAAGTACAGACCAGTTAATGGGGATGGATATGAATGGTGACGGCAGAACTGATGTTGTTCATCTTACTGAAGGTAAAATTAATGTGTACACTTTAAATTCTTTAGATAATCTAGTGTTACTTTGGCAAACAACAGACACTAGAATAAAAATGATTTATCAACCAATGGTTGGTGATTACAATGGGGATGGAAAAATTGATTTTATGTACCCTACAGCTAACAATAGCAGCCTTTTTGCATTATTTTTATCCACTGGGTCTTCATTAATAAAGACAGAAAATACCTATCCATTTGTTTATAAATTAAGTTCACTTTCCTCAACGACATACACCTATACTTTAATCCCTGTAGATGCCAACGGCGACGGAAAGACTGATATTGTTGATTATAGAACAACCACTTACAACAATAGCCTTAATGGTACACAAACCTTAGTACTATACAATAATACATTTTCTACATCAAGCATTGGATTACCTGCATTTAGTACTACTACAACCAGAACTTTAACTGGCAATCTAGCACATTTACCTATACCAATTTTTCTCAGCGCAGATAAGCCCAACAGTAATTTGAATTTTGCTTCTATCAGCAACAACTTGATTACTTCGTTTGCTTTTAATCAAGACAATCGAGAAGATATGTTGATGCGATCAGTGAACAATAATGGCCTAACATACGGCATTACTTACAAAAACTTAGATCCTAGTGAATTGGGACATGATTATAGTCCAGTATATACCAAAGGCTACGATCAGGTTTATCCTTACGCTGATATTGAAGCAGTTTTGGGGGTTAAAGTAGTGAGTCAACTTCAACGAATATCTTCAGGTACACCTACACTAAATCAATATTTTAATTATTCGGGAGCGGTTTCTAATGTTGAAGGTTTAGGCTTTATAGGATTTCAAGGAGTGGCAAGGAGTAACTGGAATACGGATTATAATGATATCATTTGGAGTATATCCAAACATGATATGACACTGAGAACCGCGGTAACTAGTAGTTATTCTATGTTAAGCTACCCAAGCTTTACGGTACCTTCGAGTGGCTATATATCAAAAACCACCTACACCTATTCGAGTAGCTTATTATCAAATAAAGTATTTAAAATTTCGAATTCTTTAATGGTTACACAAAATGCGCTTGAGAATACAGTGACCACGGAATCGTTTTTGTACGATAGTTATAATAACGTTACTAAGTCAACCACGGATTTTTCTGGTCAAGGGAATACTGTTATAGACATCACCTACGCTAATGCTACCGCACCTTATTTTATTGGTCGACCGTTAACTAAAGTAGAAACAAACACCATTAATGGTAATACTTTTAGTATGGAAGAACAATACACTTACAATAATAGTCTTGTAACTAGTAAAAAAGTAAAAGGTAACGGTACTACTTTTGATATAGAAACTTATCTCTATGATAGCTTTGGTAATATGACGAGAAAAACTGTTACTCCCAATGGAGAAACATCTCGTATAGTAAATTATGAATATGATACTTCAGGGAGGTATTTAACGAAAACAACTGATGTAGAAGGTTTAATTACACTTTTTGAATACAACACCACCACAGGTACACTTAAAAAAGAGACTAATCCATATGGGCTTATAACTAATTATTTATATGATGGTTGGAATCGATTAATTACAGTTACTGATTATTTAGGCAAAAATGCGAATACCACCTATGTAGAATCTGGGTATTCTTATACAGTTACGGTATCAGCTGATGATGGTGCTAGCGCTATAAAAGTTTACGATCCTTTACGGCGATTGACAACAGAGAAGAGCAAAGATGTTTTAGGGCAATGGATTAGCAAAAGTTATCAATATGATAAATTTGATAGGGTGTGGAAAGAAAGCGAGCCTTATATTGGTTCCCCTACACAATGGAATATAACGGAATTTGATGTATATAACAGACCCACTAAACTTACAAGTTACACAGGGAAAATAACCAATATAACCTACAGCAATCTTTCAACAACTGTAAATGATGGCACTAAAACTGTTACTACGGTTAAAAATGCTACAGGGCAAATCAGCCAAGTAACCGATCCTGGAGGCACTATCAATTATACCTACTATGGCAATGGTGCAATGAAAACTGCCAATTATGATGGGGTGATTTTAACCACCGAGCAAGATGGTTGGGGTCGTAAAACAAAAACTACAGATCCGGCCGCTGGCACCTACACTTACACCTATAATGGTTTTGACGAAATACTAACCGAGACAACTCCAAAAGGCACTACGACTTATACTTATTCTGCGGTTGGGAAGTTAACTCAGAAGTCTATAGTAGGTGATTTAACCAACATGACTATTAATTATGTCTATGATGCTACCAGCAAATTATTAACTGGCATGACTTTGGTCACTACCGATGGTAATAATAGTAGTTATGCCTATACCTATGATAATTTTAAGCGTTTATTAACGACAACAGAAACTAATCCTTATGCACAGTTTACCAAAACCCTAACTTATGATACGTTTGGAAAAGTAGCTACCGAAAAAAGCGATTCTAAATTATTAGTCAACAATAAAGTAAGCTCTAAAACAATTAAAAATAATTATCAATTTGGAGGGCTAAAATCTATCACAGATAATAGTACTTTAGAAGTATTATGGAACGTTACCGCACTCAATGGAAGAGGGCAGGTAACTAGTTCTACGATGGGGACTAACCTGAGAAAAAACTATACCTATGATACGAATGGCTACTTAACTCAATTTAAAAGTGAGAAAAATATTAACGCTACCCCTGTAGCCTTAATGACTTTGGGTTTTAACTTCGATGCCCAAAAGGGGCTTTTAAATAGCCGTACCAATAGCCTTTTTAGTTGGAACGAGACTTTTACTTATGATAATTTAGACCGTCTGGTTAATTTTAACGATAATAATGGTGCTAAAAACCACACTTATGATACACAAGGGCGTATTACTGCAAATTCTAACTTAGGTACCTATTCTTACACTGGGAAATCATATCAGTTGGCTAACCTTACACTCAATGCTCCTGGACAAGCCTTGTATGCATCCACTACTCGACAAGATATTACCTATACTGCTTTTAAGAGCCCTGTGGAAATAAATGAAGCTGGAAAAGAAAAAATAAATTTCCAGTACAATGCCGCTTTGGGAAGAGCTAATATGTTCTATGGCGACACTAATAATGATAAATTATTGAGACCGCTACGGAAGCATTATTCGGCCGACGGTAGCATGGAAATTACTTATGAAAAAAACAATGGTAAAACAACGTTTGTAACCTACATAGGTGGCGATGCTTACGCGTCACCAGTAATATGGCGTTCTGAACATTCTTCAACTATTAGTGAACAGTATTTGTATTTACACCGAGATTATCTAGGTAGTATCTTAGGAATAACTGATAAAGACGGTAATTTTAAAGAAAAACGCCATTTTGATGCTTGGGGGAATTTAGTGAAATTAACAGACGGTAACAATATGGCCTTAACTAAATTTGCCATATTTGACAGAGGTTATACAGGTCACGAACATTTACAAGGGGTTGGTCTGGTTCATATGAACGGCAGACTGTATGACCCCGTGATACATCGATTTTTAATGCCAGATAATTATGTACAAGACCCTTATAATACACAAAATTATAATAGGTATAGTTATGTAATGAATAATCCCTTATCATATACAGACCCAAGTGGAGAATTTTTTCTTGAAGCTATTGCAGTTTGGAAAATTATTGGTTTAATTGGATCAGCTTTAATAGTAGGTGGTAGCTTTTTAAAACAGTATCTGGATTATAAATCAGATCAAAAATCAGCATCAGTGCCTACAGCTCCGGGTATGAGTAATCCTAACAATTCTCAAAATATTGCATCAAGTACTAGTAACCCACCTGAAACGTTTAATACTGATGTGCCTTATGGAATAAAAAATTCCTTATCTTGGCTAAACCAATTTCAAATGGGGGCTTTAAAAGGTTTTTCATCTGGATTGCAATCAAGTTGGAATTTTGCTAAGAGTTTAACAACAAGTGAAGGATGGAGTAATGTAGGTCAAGGCTTTGTTGACCTTGCTGATATGGGCAATGCATTCTCAATAAGAGGAATGCAACTGAGAACTGACATGGCGCTCTCCGCAGAAAATTTCATTTCAAGAATACCAGATATGTCTCCTGCTGAAATGGGCTATTATTATGGTTATGCAGGAGAAAAAGCTGTAGAAGCTGTTTTGTTATCAAAAGGAACAAGTGTTGCTCTAAATGGATTAAGAGGTACAACATTGGTAACTAATGCAGCAAAAAGTGCTGTAAACTATTCGGATGATTTAGTTAAAGCAGCTCAGAAGATTTATCCTAAAAAAGCAGGAAAAACCGAATTACATCATATAACTCCGAAATATTTAGGCGGAGCGAAAAACGGAGCATTAGTACCGCTGGATGGCGCTTATCACCAAGTCATTACCAATGAATTTAGAGCGTTATGGAGTTACGGTAAAAATGTACCTAGCTCAACGGAATTACAAAAAATAATGAAACAAGTTTATACCAAGTATCCATTACCACCTGGCTATTAA